GTTTTTAAAGAACAAAAAGTGAAGAATCAAAACAAGTGGAGAAATGACTCACCTCAAACAAATCAACGACCAGCAGCGAAGGGTGGATGAAGACTGCAGAAGAGACCTATATCAGATAAGATCTCACgattaaccaaaaaaaagtttcaaaattttcagacCTATAAAGCTATTTATTCCCCTCTGACccttttcctcttttcttttctttttttaaaaaaaaaaatttctttttcggTCTTTCTCTTTTGTGTATAAAAACGCAAAGAACAGGGAAGAACAGTGACgccctttttatttctttggcTCCAAAAAGAAGAATCTTACTACACCCAAGTCCCTCAAAGAAAAACTAAagcaaatgaaaaagaaagacatgTCATTCGATACATCATTTAACACGGTGATTGGTGAGAACTAAGCTTAAGAAATattgaccaaaaaaaaactaagcttAAGAAAAGAGGTGTCTTCAAGTGTACGCAAATTCAAAGTCAAACATGCACACAAAGCGTACAAATTTGATGAGTTTTTGTCATAACCCCCAATGGATTGACGAAGATTCGTTGAACCCAATAGAGTATTtcacctaatttttttaatcctaGTGACTAGAAGCTTTATTTTTTACATGTAAGGTGCGGGTGCCTCTAATTCTTCCACTTGAGAAACCTCCCTAAAAGAGAAGCAAGCTTTCTTTGGGTGGCTTATGATGCTGAATTTGTAACATGGGTTTAAAGTGAATGCACCAAAAACAGATAAAAAGTTTGGAAGAGTGCACATTGTTTTTGGATTTCAATGAGACAGAGatcatttataaataataataaagaaaacataaaagtgCGAAAAGGATTAGACTCTTTGGTAGAGATTCCAATCCCACTAGCTCTCAAATAATATCTAAAGACTCCCAAAGTGATCGAAATTCCAATACTAAAACAACTTCTGTTCATCGTGTTTCTCTTTCTGTCATTTATctcacttctttttttcttggttaaattttagaaacagTTATTTCCCTGAAAATACTTAACAGTTTTATATGACTCACTAAAAAAAGTATATTTCCCTTGGTTGCATCATTAATGGAATAGCATGTGATTTCTGTTGATTAATATGAAATGAtagcttcaaaaattttcaaaattagctTGTAAGAACGTCAGCTTAAAAGGGTAATGCCAAGGGCAATGATCATATAAACTTGATGATATCACATGCCTTTGTTCTTCAAAAATTTGTGACTgcaccaaattttaaaacaagtgAATGGAAATGATATTCAGAACGAATGATTATGATAATCAAGTTAGGCTAGTGAATTTAAACACCATAAAAAAATGATTGAGGTTTCAAGCAGTGGTTGATAACAAATCATTGTCAACAAAGATGGCTTGGTTGAAACTATTGATAAGCTAATCTCTCTTTCCCATTAGCATTAACAATGTTTTTTTAGGTTTGGGTTTAAAGTTTACATGTAAGACAATTGTGAAATGTCCAAAAAAACATATGCTCCGCATGAAAAAGGGCAAATGGAAGGATCTAAGCTAAGGATGGAATAAGTTTAAGCTGCCTTCTAGATATCTAGTACGGTAGCTGACCACTTCTCACATGTGGACTAAATGTTGTTGGGTTTCTAACTTTAATTTCCCAATATACATTGCTGGTGTGCTTTTATGAACGCGTAGCATAAAAATATCCAAGTCTTCATCATCTAAATTGACCGTTCTTCGACTGTGAGTCATGGGCGGTGAATCATTTGGTTTTGCCAGGAACTTGCATGCTGACATGAAAAGATACTGCAGGGAAATTACAGGTTCATCCATTTTCTCTGAAGGATCTAATATCTATTAGTTTGGCACTGCATTATGCTATGGCAGTGTTACCTTTGTTTACCCCACTAGGGAAATCGTTGTGGGTTATTATTTGCTAAGTTTGAAGCAAATGTGGGCTCTCACGGGCTTATGGTCTGAACTATAGATGTCATCAACTGATTCATAACAGTGCAAGCTTGCACTGATTTCGTCAGGATCTTCTATCTTGAACAAGATTCGATCGGTCCACGACGGAACTCGAACctgtcaaatttttaatattgcagATGATCTATCATTTTGAAAGATTGAATCTAACAGAGAccattattcattttatattacCTTGTAACTTGTATCGTAGTTGCTATTTCCTATATTGTACTTATATGTTGGTTTGAATGTAAGTGTTCCTTCACAATATCCATTGAAAATCTGCCCTCTCTGGGCCTCCTGAAGGAGTTGGCCTTTGCTTGTAAGCAGCTGCAAGGAATAAAACAGAGAAGTTCAGGCAAGAGCTATGATGAAAAGATAGATTGAGAATAAAATGGCTAGATGGAGCAGAGACCCTGTGGAGGTTTCTTTGTATTAAGGTTCTAGCTGGATGTGTATCGATGCCTTGTAGCCTGTAATTGAGATCTCCCAACCAGATGGTGATTTGGGAGGGCCGGGCATAAGGGTTCCAATACTTTGCGAAGAGAGAGTGAGATATGTGCCTGCACTCTGAATTCCTTTCTTCTACATTTCGAGCATGAGCTGCTTAGAGGATAGTATGAATCGAATCACTACGGGCCCAAATTTTAAGGGCTTggaatgaaaatttgatatctTTCTGGACATAAAACGGGTTTTTACTATGTTAAATTACTATCACAAATCGGGTATGGAGAatccaaaatttatcaaatcgaTTTGAATAACGGAGTttagtaattaatttgattattatagtaataaatagaataatttaagaattaatcatgcaatatgtatttgaattcaagtacaatgataataatgaaatgaaagtataaaataattattaataacataaaattgggtgtttatgtaaagaaatgtattaaaatcattcttgtattaattaataaaagtttaattataatttatatattaatgttaaattttattaaaattatattatatacaaattcatcaatgaaatatattaaaatgatttatattaaataataattaaaattatagttatgttagaataatataataattataactaaaaagGGTGGAATAGGGTAAAATGGAGATTATCACTCTTTCACTGGGGGTGACTTTATTCTACTAGAGGCCAATTTAACGCTCTCTTTGAAGCACCGCAATCATATCTTTGAATGATTTTGGATTTATCCAGTGGAGGAAAGATTTCCACCACACCGGTGCTTTTGATTTTTCACCGGAGCactagttttttttcaaaaaaaaaaatctaatgaGAATACTTTCCCACTTTAACCTTCTATcggttttattaaattacatgtattataaaataactacaaaacataaattttatttttaaaaatgatatcaTTGATACATATAAGCTTATTAtcataaactaattttaataaattttaatattcaataattaatataatacattttataatattatataataatttgttgcttttattatataaaacatatagtTTTGAGCtttatataatttagtaaatatgtaaatttgattattagaaaaattatatgaaataatagatatattaataattaaaaatacaaatataattatttattttacataatatataatttaatttgatgttattaatAATCATTTTCCAACCTCACTATCATAATTCCATTTGAATTTAAGCACATAtcacataattaattttaatctcatcattataaaatttaatttaacttttttccattatttttaattttattggaaaCAATCTTATTGCCCATCTATATGAATGAAGCTAAGCTCCATTAAATCAAAGTAAATGGATTTGGATGtctttcaaatttcatttgtttcatgGAAATTGTGTTTAGACCTACTCATAGATCGGGTTATTTGTTTAAGTCCAAATGTCTGTCCGAAATTTGGGAGGATCCGGACAAAAATATTAGACTCGAAAAATAAGTCTAGGCAAAAAAAAATAGACCTATTTGAAGCTCGATCCATTtttagtttgtaattttttatattatgttatttttatatgttatgtgatttataacacataaaaattaactctataatactactataatataaacattaaaaaatgttagcatgactatatataaacttttaataaataaaaataatataaaattattaaatattaaataaaaatattatttatttatttttaaacaatacaAGTGAGCCTAAATTAGGTTTGCATTAgctatttataaatatagacgagtttatgtaaaattttaggcccatatttttaGTTAAGCTTGGACAAGcataaaatgtgttaatatcATACCTAGAACCGAACCATGACCACCTCTAATTGTGCTGTTATGGTTCTTATTtgtgctttttatttttgttagtttcctatatttatcataattatacataatattatttactagattatgttatatatatatatatatatatatatgacgtGGATagaaaaaatcatgtaataaatttattaaaattaatataaaaattaaatgtggtTTTAATTGGAATGATATGATTGAGAAGATGGAGATTTTTTTTGATCAAGTTGAGAAGATAAGTTGatgttttgggtttaaatttcatattgcTTATTACgtatatgtattttttagaattgtaaaattataaaagaaataattactattaaataatatgtatattcaaaaataattttttttgataattccataattgaaaaagaattaactttgataaatttatatttagattaagacttaattaataattgaaactaactcaattaacaataaatgtaatataaatGATATCTCTAGCATAACAAGCGTGAAAATACTGTTGGAGGATAGCCACCAACCTCTATCAACATGAGTGGTAAAACAGATCTGGAGTTCTATGTTCTAATGTTGCccataattgaataaaagaggGAATAATACCGGAGAGATGGCAAGTGATAAACACCATCCTGAATCCTTTGTAGTTGATACGGATTGCCACGGCCCCTTTCTTTCTCCTCATCATTCCTCCGCAGCCTCCCACTGAATGTTTATCCACCTTCAGCTCTAAATTATGTTCGATTCCAGAAACACGAATATCAATTACCCTCATCTAACATCTTATCTATCTTAATCTTgtataacaatataaaaatgaatgaacCTAACACCGGAAATGACAGTCTCTAACCTTTGATCAACAAGTCTGATTTCTTCGGTCCGAACACATACAGTTGCAGAGACTGCATGATTGCCTTTCCTAACAAGCTGATACATATACAGCAGCTTCAAATGtcagtttatttattaatgtgtcGATGAAAATACAACAAAAGATTTTGCATATGCTTACTCGTGTGTTTCAACTAGAGCATCCTGCAGCAATCGCGCAATATTGTTTCGAGGTACCTCTTGCAACCCGACAACAAGTATGTCATATCTCCGGTTGCTACCAACCAGCTCCACCAGATCTTCATATGAGACCTTATAAGACGAGGATAGTATATATACTAATGAAATAGTGATTAATATCGAAATATCTGCacttattgatttgattttgcaCCGTATATtgctttttttcccctttcatTAATTAATAAGAATACACGATGTGATTCCAATTTCCAACCTGTCCATTCATGTTCCAAGTCACTATGCAAATGCAAAGGTCAGAATTTCTCGAGAATTCGCAAAGATTATCCGCCTCTACTGTCTTTATTCCTTCATGAGCTCGGTCGTTGAAAGAACCCAGAGATAGTTTTCTCTTGTACTTTGATCTTCTTCTGCAAAGCAAGGATATATCAGTAATCTCCTTTGTTTACAAATAAGAAGTTCCATTTTACGTACCCTTTTCCAGCTTGAATTGTGTTGAGATTTCCCATGTGTTGGTTAAGATTACCATCACCAGATGCAAGAACTGAAGACGATATGTGTGgacaaaaaaacttaaaaataaatgcgagggagagaaagagagagacaGCTATCTTGCTTATGAGATGTAATGTATAAAGACAGAAACTTTTGGCTTTTTGGCCGTGAAGATTTGGAACCCCCCGccctttccaaaaaaaaaaaaaaaggtcaaaatGTCTGAAATCTTATGCATGCATGGATCTCTTATCTGAAAGGCTCAATACTTTTTTCTCTACGAGTTAGGTTGGGTGTATTTGACAATATCAGAGTTGACAACGACCGTACAACAATACCATATCTAACAAGCAACCCTCGCAAAGACATGGATTGGTTGAAAAAACATATCTTAAACGTCTATACCTAATGAGCTGAAACTAGACTTTTAACTGGTCACCCTAAAGCAGGCTCTCTGAATGCAGATTTTCTAATCGGTTTATCAACTTTCAATCTAATgaaccattttttttctcttgtttgaacAATAATAGAACACAGTATAAAAAATATCACTAAGGGTTTGCTTTACGCTCATAGCTTGAATTCTCTTCTACCTACCAATTATCGGTTGTCATGTTTGGTATTTAAGCATGAGTCCAAGATATACCAAAAAAGAGCAGAGCCGTAATTAAAGAAGTTGTCAAAGTTATGATTTTCTTGCCAATCGATAGTTGAAAGGAAGGAACGAAAAGTCAATTGAGAGATGGGATTAAAACTGGAATTCAAGTAAACCTTTTAggttaaattaaaactttgaatTTTCAACTGCTTAACCCAACCCACCTGAGAATACTTTTACTAGGCTCAATTCAAACCCGTCAAAGGTTATTTTGTCTCGTATATACTGCATGTACGAGTGTACACCGCGTCGCATAGCCCGCACCTACACCCACTGGGGTTTTGAGGCTGCGGCTTCGAACTTCCCCACTCAAGTTCTAAGTTCTAACCCATCTCTTCTGTAGCTCCGAACCAAAGTAGCATCTGCTCCGACTTCCTTTTTCATCTTGTTCTTTCCTCCATATTTATCCCATTCCCTCTTCTCATCCTCTCCTTCTCCACCTTTTTTGTTCCATACCCATTTCTTCTTTTCGCATTACAACAGCAAAGTATGAGCAACTACTTCAATTTAAGTTCCCAGAAATAAAGTACCCCTTTTTCTGTTTTTCCAtgttttctttcccttttagGTTCTGTCTTGAAAAGTACCCTTTTTTTctactttaaaaaatacttcAAATACTCCgacttcctttttttttcaacgGCAAAGTATGATTCATGATTTTATTGacatttaaacattttagtCAAAGGATTGCTTAATTTGCGAACACGGGTTTATAGTTACTATTTAAAGTTGCAAGCTTTATTCTGTCATGAATCATTGGAACAAATATCAGTCAAATGtacttgtttatatatttttcagatttCAGCTTGTAAATTATTTACAATTGAAACAAGGCCATGGCGGTTTAACCAGCGGCGAATTCAGGCCGGCATGGAAAGGTTTTTATTAagatgtatttataatttataaattttaaattaataatagtaaaattgttctttgatcattaaaaatgatgatttatttttttaaaaattataaaaatataaaatttaagtaaaaactaCTATACAATTTATTCCCGCCAAAAGAAATTTCCTGGCTTCCCCTGGGTTTAACTATGCTTATTGGGGCATTGAAAGGTAAAGCTTAAAATTGGCCAAATAACTAAACATTATAAGCATTGCAAATGTAAGTGTTTTTTATTGTCTATATGTCGGCTCTTTTTCCTTATAAAATGTGTTGAACTTCCAGAAAAATGAAGTAGATTTCTCTTGCTGCTACGTTTCCATGTGTTGAACTTAGAATTTGATGCGCTTGAATAAATGAAGTAAATTTTGTGCAAGTTCTTTTACAGATATTGCATTTCTTTAAGGTGCCTAATTAGTAtctgtatttaaaaaaaaaaaaacataaaaccaCTCACGGTTGTGTTGTGCATTTGTGCTGGAGAATCCACATATGGTGACGCTGCCTATTTATGTTAGCTTGAAACTTTGGAGCACTCGATTTGCGTCCAAGATTAACAATTGAGGGAAGTGAGTATTAGCACCAGATTTACCCTCTTAAGATTTGCAATGGCTACCCTTTATAACGTCATGTGCCTCAGCTACATGACAATGTGCTTCAAAATTGTTCATCAGTTGGTTTAGTGATGTTTTCTCATTCTTGCTATCTTTAGGATATAGAGACTGCGTTTTGGTCCTATCTCTTCAAATGACTGAATTCATAACTCGAAAAATTGCAATTTGCTGTCATCACTGAGATTTAGAGGAAGCTAATTTGTTTTCTTGGCCTCTCATAGAATATATT
This sequence is a window from Gossypium raimondii isolate GPD5lz chromosome 5, ASM2569854v1, whole genome shotgun sequence. Protein-coding genes within it:
- the LOC105767543 gene encoding type IV inositol polyphosphate 5-phosphatase 11, whose translation is MGNLNTIQAGKGRRSKYKRKLSLGSFNDRAHEGIKTVEADNLCEFSRNSDLCICIVTWNMNGQVSYEDLVELVGSNRRYDILVVGLQEVPRNNIARLLQDALVETHDLLGKAIMQSLQLYVFGPKKSDLLIKELKVDKHSVGGCGGMMRRKKGAVAIRINYKGFRMVFITCHLSAHARNVEERNSECRHISHSLFAKYWNPYARPSQITIWLGDLNYRLQGIDTHPARTLIQRNLHRLLTSKGQLLQEAQRGQIFNGYCEGTLTFKPTYKYNIGNSNYDTSYKVRVPSWTDRILFKIEDPDEISASLHCYESVDDIYSSDHKPVRAHICFKLSK